A single window of Halotalea alkalilenta DNA harbors:
- a CDS encoding monovalent cation/H+ antiporter subunit D, producing the protein MSDHLIIAPIVLPLLFGALMLFKRGDSQRFHRTLAAIGMVAQLAVAITLLVQSSDGAIRSYALGDWQPPFGIILVLDRLAAYMVLISTLLGSAALLYSSGGQDARGSNFHALFQFQLMGINGAFLTGDIFNLFVFFEILLIASYGLILHSGGRKRTLAGLHYVVLNIAASSFFLIAIGTLYGTLGTLNMADLAVQVTNMDPRRAALVQSAALLLMAVFLLKSAILPLHFWLPRAYAAAPGAVAAIFAIMTKVGIYSILRVYTQIFGDHAGELANFAHVWLWWGGLATLAIGGIGVFSSPDLRLQVSYLTLISVGTMVAALGMSHPASYSALLFYLPHTTFISAGLFLLSEVIGRQRGRASTRIVKSRRLRQPYLLGALYMIGMLGILGLPPFSGALAKTLILFSAQGSEGAWLWPLVLGSTLLGIVSTSRAGTTVFWRSGASASTKGPLLNLRTGGAVVMLIGVAVLMPIFAGPISAYTDTITAQLLDTNAYTEALLGVSIDTAGEESGP; encoded by the coding sequence GTGAGTGACCATCTGATCATTGCTCCCATCGTACTGCCGCTGCTGTTCGGCGCGTTGATGCTGTTCAAACGCGGCGATAGCCAGCGATTCCACCGCACGCTCGCCGCCATCGGCATGGTCGCGCAGCTGGCGGTGGCGATCACGCTGCTGGTCCAGAGCAGCGACGGCGCGATCCGCAGCTATGCGCTGGGCGACTGGCAACCGCCGTTCGGGATCATCCTGGTGCTGGACCGCCTGGCCGCCTACATGGTGCTGATCTCCACCCTGCTCGGCTCGGCGGCGCTGCTCTACTCCTCCGGCGGGCAGGACGCTCGCGGCAGCAACTTCCATGCGCTGTTCCAGTTCCAGCTGATGGGGATCAACGGCGCCTTCCTGACCGGCGACATCTTCAACCTCTTCGTCTTCTTCGAGATCCTGCTGATCGCCTCCTACGGGCTGATCCTGCACTCCGGAGGACGCAAGCGGACCCTGGCCGGGCTGCACTACGTGGTGCTCAACATCGCGGCATCGTCTTTCTTCCTGATCGCGATCGGTACGCTCTACGGCACCCTCGGCACGCTCAACATGGCCGATCTCGCGGTGCAGGTCACCAATATGGATCCGCGCCGCGCAGCGCTGGTGCAGTCTGCCGCGCTGCTGCTGATGGCGGTGTTCTTGCTCAAGTCGGCGATCCTGCCGCTGCATTTCTGGTTACCCCGCGCCTACGCCGCGGCACCGGGGGCGGTAGCGGCGATCTTCGCGATCATGACCAAGGTGGGGATCTACTCGATTCTACGGGTATATACGCAGATCTTCGGCGACCATGCCGGCGAGCTCGCCAATTTCGCCCACGTCTGGCTGTGGTGGGGCGGCCTCGCCACCCTCGCGATCGGCGGCATCGGCGTGTTCTCGAGCCCCGACCTGCGCCTGCAGGTCAGCTACCTGACCCTGATCTCGGTCGGCACCATGGTCGCCGCGCTCGGCATGAGCCACCCGGCGAGCTACAGCGCCCTGCTCTTCTACCTGCCCCATACCACGTTCATCAGCGCGGGACTGTTCCTGCTCTCCGAGGTGATCGGCCGCCAGCGCGGACGCGCCAGCACCCGCATCGTCAAGAGCCGGCGGCTGCGCCAGCCCTATCTGCTCGGCGCGCTCTACATGATCGGCATGCTCGGCATCCTCGGTTTGCCGCCGTTCTCCGGCGCGCTGGCCAAGACGCTGATCCTGTTCAGCGCCCAGGGTAGCGAGGGGGCCTGGCTCTGGCCGCTGGTGCTCGGTTCGACCCTGCTGGGTATCGTCAGCACCTCGCGCGCCGGCACCACGGTGTTCTGGCGCTCGGGCGCGAGCGCCTCGACCAAGGGGCCGTTGCTCAACCTGCGCACCGGCGGTGCGGTGGTCATGCTGATCGGCGTGGCCGTGCTGATGCCGATCTTCGCCGGCCCGATCAGCGCCTACACCGATACGATCACTGCGCAGCTGCTCGACACCAATGCCTACACCGAAGCGCTGCTCGGTGTCTCCATCGACACCGCCGGAGAGGAGAGCGGACCATGA
- a CDS encoding Na+/H+ antiporter subunit E codes for MKRFFHWLITHPFISTLIFLTWLLLTSFTPGSAVLAFILALVIPKLTDAFWVPQPKIHKPFKLILFVFHVFYDIIVANLVVGRKVLSPSHHSRPGFIIYPLAMQEPFPITLLTSTISLSPGTLSAHLRPHDNTLLIHALDVDDREALVNFIYERYERPLKEIFGC; via the coding sequence ATGAAACGCTTCTTCCATTGGCTCATCACCCATCCCTTCATCTCCACGTTGATCTTCCTCACGTGGCTGCTGCTCACGTCATTCACCCCGGGCAGCGCGGTACTGGCGTTCATCCTCGCGCTGGTCATCCCCAAGCTCACCGATGCGTTCTGGGTGCCGCAGCCGAAGATCCACAAGCCGTTCAAGCTGATACTCTTCGTCTTCCACGTGTTCTACGACATCATCGTCGCCAACCTGGTGGTCGGGCGTAAGGTGCTTTCCCCCAGCCATCATTCACGGCCTGGATTCATCATCTATCCGTTGGCGATGCAGGAGCCGTTTCCCATCACCCTGCTGACCAGCACGATCTCGCTGTCGCCGGGCACGCTGTCGGCGCACCTGCGTCCTCACGACAACACCCTGCTGATCCATGCCCTCGACGTCGATGACAGGGAGGCGCTGGTCAATTTCATCTACGAGCGCTACGAACGCCCGCTCAAGGAGATCTTCGGATGCTAG
- a CDS encoding K+/H+ antiporter subunit F, protein MLEWGIWISALLYMVAFCLNAYRILIGPSLPDRIAALDTMYMNAIGPVILMGISTGTRFDFEAAVLIAMFGFLSIAALCKYLLRGMIIE, encoded by the coding sequence ATCCTCGAATGGGGGATCTGGATCAGCGCGCTGCTCTACATGGTCGCGTTCTGCCTGAACGCCTACCGCATCCTGATCGGCCCCAGCCTGCCCGATAGGATCGCGGCGCTCGACACCATGTACATGAACGCGATCGGCCCGGTGATCCTGATGGGCATCAGCACCGGCACTCGCTTCGACTTCGAAGCAGCGGTGCTGATCGCAATGTTCGGTTTCCTCAGCATCGCCGCGCTGTGCAAATATCTGCTGCGCGGCATGATCATCGAGTAA
- the mnhG gene encoding monovalent cation/H(+) antiporter subunit G: MEYLGFFIELVVALLLVCGGLTAVIGGIGMVRFNDFYMRMHGPAMSSTMALGCMILASILFFWFHTGTPSFPELILTLFVLITAPVSAHLLTMSALHLKLPRQSNTQGGPFELNEKIDQD; encoded by the coding sequence ATGGAATACCTGGGCTTTTTCATCGAGCTCGTCGTCGCCCTCCTGCTGGTATGCGGCGGCTTGACCGCGGTGATCGGCGGTATCGGCATGGTGCGATTCAACGACTTCTACATGCGCATGCACGGGCCAGCGATGAGCTCGACGATGGCGCTCGGCTGCATGATCCTCGCATCGATCCTGTTCTTCTGGTTCCACACCGGCACGCCAAGCTTTCCCGAGCTGATCCTCACCCTGTTCGTACTGATCACCGCTCCGGTGAGTGCCCACCTCTTGACCATGAGCGCACTCCACCTGAAGCTGCCACGGCAGTCCAATACCCAGGGCGGGCCGTTCGAGCTCAACGAGAAGATCGACCAGGACTAG
- the hemH gene encoding ferrochelatase — protein MPSPRFGVLLVNLGTPEAPTAPAVRRYLAEFLSDRRVVDTPRPIWLPILYGVVLTFRPPKVAKAYRSIWTDEGSPLLVMSRRQQRALAERLAERFDEEIPVELAMTYGRPSMEEAIEALRAKGVRRLLMLPLYPQFSRSTTASVFDSLARTLASCPAHPELRTIRSYHDHPGYISALAASVREHWDRQGYRGHLVMSYHGVPKRYAEEGDPYASECATTSRLLAEALRLGDEEWTMTFQSRFGREEWLKPYTDVTLAAWGKQKRFDAIDIMSPAFAADCLETLEELAIQNKENYLEAGGNRYEYIPALNDREDHLALFTDLVVQHTQGW, from the coding sequence ATGCCAAGTCCGCGTTTCGGAGTACTGCTCGTCAATCTAGGTACGCCTGAGGCACCTACCGCTCCCGCAGTCAGGCGTTATTTGGCCGAGTTCCTCTCCGACCGCCGGGTGGTGGATACGCCAAGGCCGATATGGCTGCCGATACTCTATGGTGTGGTGCTGACTTTCCGGCCGCCCAAGGTCGCTAAAGCCTACCGCTCGATCTGGACCGATGAGGGATCACCGCTGCTGGTGATGTCGCGCCGTCAGCAGCGTGCGCTTGCCGAGCGCCTCGCTGAGCGTTTCGATGAGGAGATCCCGGTCGAGCTGGCGATGACCTATGGTCGACCGAGCATGGAGGAGGCCATCGAGGCGCTGCGGGCCAAGGGAGTACGGCGGCTGTTGATGCTCCCGTTGTACCCACAGTTCTCGCGCTCCACCACGGCATCGGTGTTCGATAGCCTGGCGCGAACATTGGCCTCCTGCCCGGCACATCCTGAGCTTCGCACCATACGCAGCTACCACGATCATCCGGGCTATATCTCGGCGCTCGCCGCCAGCGTCCGTGAGCACTGGGATCGCCAAGGCTATCGAGGCCATTTGGTGATGTCCTACCATGGCGTGCCGAAGCGGTATGCAGAGGAGGGCGATCCCTATGCGAGCGAATGTGCGACGACCAGCCGCTTGCTGGCCGAAGCGTTGAGGCTTGGGGATGAGGAGTGGACGATGACCTTCCAGTCGCGATTCGGGCGCGAAGAGTGGCTCAAGCCCTACACCGATGTCACGCTCGCTGCCTGGGGCAAGCAGAAGCGCTTCGATGCCATCGACATCATGAGCCCCGCATTCGCGGCCGACTGCCTGGAGACCCTCGAGGAGCTGGCGATCCAGAACAAGGAGAACTATCTCGAGGCGGGCGGCAATCGCTATGAGTACATTCCCGCGCTCAATGATCGTGAGGATCATCTGGCGCTCTTCACCGACCTGGTCGTCCAGCACACCCAAGGCTGGTAA
- a CDS encoding DUF6482 family protein: protein MDMHQLEHDTERLGELELNIIASVGNQLYQIECRDDRHVWLLERKGRPQLFRSLDAAFDVLRTLGVKRAFLVETAQSDIPANERTALTL, encoded by the coding sequence ATGGACATGCATCAACTCGAGCATGACACCGAGCGACTCGGTGAATTGGAATTGAACATCATAGCTTCGGTAGGCAATCAGCTTTACCAGATCGAATGTCGTGACGACCGCCATGTCTGGCTTTTGGAACGCAAGGGGCGGCCCCAACTGTTTCGCTCGTTGGATGCCGCATTCGATGTGCTGCGGACCCTCGGCGTCAAGCGTGCCTTTCTGGTCGAAACCGCGCAGAGCGATATCCCCGCCAACGAGCGCACTGCGCTGACGTTGTGA
- the dnaB gene encoding replicative DNA helicase — protein MSEVTERDQETAALKVPPHSVEAEQSVLGGLMLDNSAWDLVSERLISDDFYRFEHRCIFNAVKQLLEESRAVDVVTLSEALELRDQLDQVGGLAYLAELARNTPSASNIRAYADIVRERATLRKLIQAANQIAEGAFTPQGRPADELVNEAERLVFQISESRPKFGGPVGMSSLLTKAVDRIDQLFNLKGQMTGLSTGFRDLDEMTSGLQPADLVIVAGRPSMGKTTFAMNLVEHAVVSSDKASIVFSMEMPAEQLMLRMISSLGRIDQTRVRTGQLEDEDWPRLTSAVNLLKDRKLYVDDTPALSPNEMRARIRRLVREAGSIGLIMIDYLQLMQVPGMSENRTAEISEISRSLKGLAKEFSCPVVALSQLNRSLEQRPNKRPVMSDLRESGAIEQDADLIAFVYRDEVYNRDNPDNKGLAELIIGKQRNGPIGTVHMAFVGKYTRFEDLAPDSYGQFGDD, from the coding sequence ATGAGCGAAGTGACCGAGCGCGATCAAGAAACCGCTGCGCTCAAGGTGCCACCGCATTCCGTCGAGGCCGAGCAGTCGGTGCTGGGCGGTCTGATGCTAGACAACAGTGCCTGGGACTTGGTCTCCGAACGCTTGATCAGTGATGACTTCTATCGCTTCGAGCATCGCTGCATCTTCAACGCGGTCAAGCAGCTGCTCGAGGAGAGCCGCGCCGTCGACGTGGTGACGCTCTCTGAAGCGCTGGAGCTGCGGGACCAGCTCGATCAGGTGGGTGGGTTGGCCTATCTCGCCGAACTGGCTCGAAACACCCCCTCCGCCAGCAACATTCGCGCCTATGCCGATATCGTGCGCGAGCGCGCGACGCTGCGTAAATTGATTCAGGCCGCCAACCAGATCGCCGAGGGGGCTTTCACTCCCCAGGGGCGTCCCGCCGATGAGCTGGTCAATGAGGCCGAGCGGCTGGTCTTCCAGATATCCGAGTCCCGGCCCAAGTTCGGCGGTCCGGTGGGAATGAGCAGTCTGCTCACCAAGGCGGTCGACAGGATCGACCAGCTGTTCAATCTCAAGGGCCAGATGACCGGGCTGTCGACCGGGTTTCGCGATCTGGACGAGATGACCTCGGGATTGCAGCCTGCGGATCTGGTGATCGTTGCGGGGCGCCCGTCGATGGGCAAGACCACCTTCGCGATGAATCTGGTCGAGCATGCCGTGGTCAGTAGCGACAAAGCATCGATCGTGTTCTCGATGGAAATGCCGGCAGAGCAGCTGATGCTGAGGATGATCTCTTCGCTGGGGAGAATCGACCAGACCCGGGTGCGTACCGGCCAGCTGGAGGACGAGGACTGGCCTCGACTGACCTCGGCGGTCAACCTGCTCAAGGATCGCAAGCTCTACGTCGACGATACGCCGGCGCTGTCGCCCAACGAGATGCGCGCTCGAATTCGGCGGCTGGTCCGTGAAGCGGGCAGCATTGGCCTGATCATGATCGACTACCTGCAGCTGATGCAGGTGCCGGGGATGTCTGAAAACCGTACTGCGGAGATTTCCGAGATCTCCCGCTCACTCAAGGGGCTGGCGAAGGAGTTCAGCTGCCCTGTGGTGGCGCTCTCGCAGCTCAACCGCTCGCTCGAGCAGCGTCCCAACAAACGCCCGGTGATGTCGGACCTGCGCGAGTCGGGCGCCATCGAGCAGGACGCCGACCTGATCGCCTTCGTCTACCGTGACGAAGTCTATAATCGCGACAACCCCGATAACAAAGGGCTTGCCGAGCTGATCATCGGCAAGCAGCGTAATGGCCCGATCGGCACTGTGCACATGGCCTTCGTGGGCAAGTACACCCGCTTCGAGGATCTTGCCCCGGACAGCTACGGCCAGTTCGGCGACGATTGA
- the rplI gene encoding 50S ribosomal protein L9, which translates to MEVILLDKLGKLGALGDKVTVKAGYGRNYLIPYGLAVPASQENIDAFEARRAELESEAAIRKAEAESRAAQLADIELSLTAKAGDEGKLFGSIGPRDLADAIAQAGIDVAKSEVRMPEGPIRSTGEYDIDLQLHSDVSAVVRVVVTAE; encoded by the coding sequence ATGGAAGTCATTCTGCTCGACAAGCTCGGCAAGCTGGGCGCCCTGGGTGACAAAGTCACCGTCAAGGCAGGCTACGGCCGTAATTACCTGATTCCCTACGGCCTTGCCGTACCGGCGAGCCAGGAAAACATCGACGCCTTCGAGGCTCGTCGCGCTGAGCTCGAAAGCGAAGCCGCGATCCGCAAGGCTGAAGCCGAGAGCCGCGCCGCTCAGCTGGCCGACATCGAGCTTTCGCTGACGGCCAAGGCCGGCGATGAAGGCAAGCTGTTCGGTTCCATCGGTCCGCGCGATCTGGCTGACGCCATCGCTCAGGCCGGCATCGACGTCGCCAAGAGCGAAGTGCGGATGCCGGAAGGCCCGATTCGTTCCACCGGCGAATACGATATCGACCTCCAGCTGCATTCGGACGTGTCGGCTGTCGTCCGTGTGGTCGTCACCGCCGAATAA
- the rpsR gene encoding 30S ribosomal protein S18, with protein MARFFRRRKFCRFTAEGVKQIDYKDIDTLKSYVTETGKIVPSRITGTRARYQRQLATAIKRARYLALLPYTDSHQ; from the coding sequence ATGGCACGCTTTTTCCGTCGCCGTAAGTTCTGCCGTTTCACCGCCGAAGGCGTGAAGCAGATCGATTACAAGGACATCGATACACTGAAGTCCTACGTCACCGAAACCGGCAAGATCGTACCCAGCCGCATCACCGGTACCCGCGCTCGCTACCAGCGTCAGCTGGCCACCGCGATCAAGCGCGCGCGCTACCTGGCGCTGCTGCCGTACACCGACAGCCACCAGTAA
- the rpsF gene encoding 30S ribosomal protein S6, whose protein sequence is MRHYEIVFMVHPDQSEQVPAMVERYTGIVTESGGTVHRLEDWGRRHLAYPINKIHKAHYVLMNVECSAEALAELENIFRFNDAIIRNMVVRTNEAVTEASPMMKAGEERGRRRDRDERGDGERNDGERDSESYHAERATAE, encoded by the coding sequence ATGCGTCATTACGAAATCGTCTTCATGGTTCATCCGGACCAGAGCGAGCAGGTTCCGGCGATGGTCGAGCGCTACACCGGCATCGTCACCGAGAGCGGCGGCACCGTTCATCGTCTCGAGGATTGGGGTCGCCGCCACCTGGCCTACCCGATCAACAAGATCCACAAGGCGCACTACGTGCTGATGAACGTCGAGTGCAGCGCTGAAGCGCTGGCCGAGCTCGAGAACATCTTCCGCTTCAACGACGCGATCATCCGCAACATGGTCGTACGCACCAACGAAGCGGTCACCGAAGCCTCTCCGATGATGAAGGCCGGTGAAGAGCGCGGTCGCCGTCGTGATCGTGACGAGCGCGGTGATGGTGAGCGTAACGATGGCGAGCGTGACAGCGAAAGCTACCACGCTGAAAGAGCAACCGCTGAGTAA
- the rlmB gene encoding 23S rRNA (guanosine(2251)-2'-O)-methyltransferase RlmB, which translates to MARRHQNLSRRTPGAEGVTAKRPARAAGASPVPPKGCEAVYGVHSVEALLSVENDRVEPPRQLWIQEGDAGERLAQLCAIASERGIDIQRSSREALDAVAQGGNHQGVVAFCPPLVAEAEQSLLWRLDDWREARPALLLVLDGVTDPHNLGACLRCVDAAGAHGVIVAKDRAAPLNATVRKVASGAAEAVPVYQVTNLARTLETLRSQGVWVYGTAGEATQSLFEVDLRGPCALVMGAEGKGLRRLTRERCDALVKLPMAGRVSSLNVSVAAGIGLFEAVRQRG; encoded by the coding sequence ATGGCACGTCGTCATCAGAATCTCTCCCGCCGTACCCCCGGTGCAGAGGGTGTCACGGCGAAGCGCCCCGCACGCGCGGCGGGCGCCTCGCCGGTACCACCCAAGGGGTGCGAGGCGGTCTATGGGGTGCACAGCGTCGAGGCCTTGCTGTCCGTCGAGAACGATCGGGTCGAGCCGCCGAGGCAGCTGTGGATTCAGGAAGGGGACGCGGGTGAGCGTCTCGCCCAGCTCTGTGCCATCGCTTCCGAGCGGGGCATCGATATCCAGCGTTCGTCGCGCGAGGCGCTCGATGCCGTCGCGCAAGGCGGCAATCATCAAGGAGTGGTGGCATTCTGCCCGCCGCTGGTTGCCGAGGCGGAGCAGAGCCTGCTCTGGCGCCTCGACGACTGGCGTGAGGCCCGGCCTGCGCTGTTGCTGGTACTGGATGGCGTCACCGATCCCCACAACCTCGGCGCCTGCTTGCGCTGCGTCGATGCTGCTGGTGCCCATGGCGTGATCGTTGCCAAGGATCGTGCCGCACCGCTCAATGCCACGGTGCGTAAAGTCGCCTCCGGTGCGGCGGAGGCGGTGCCGGTCTATCAGGTCACCAACCTCGCCCGCACGCTGGAGACGCTGCGCAGCCAGGGCGTTTGGGTCTATGGGACCGCCGGGGAGGCGACTCAAAGCCTGTTCGAGGTGGATCTGCGTGGGCCTTGCGCGCTGGTGATGGGGGCGGAGGGCAAGGGGCTCAGGCGGCTGACGCGTGAGCGCTGCGATGCGCTGGTCAAGCTGCCGATGGCGGGCAGAGTGTCGAGTCTCAACGTTTCCGTGGCAGCTGGCATCGGACTTTTCGAAGCGGTACGGCAGCGCGGTTGA
- the rhtA gene encoding threonine/homoserine exporter RhtA, protein MPLLTASRSIWFPVVLLLVAMVSIQTGAALAKTLFPALGAVGVSALRLGLAALLLCVIMRPWRGGWPGLHSCRSLLVYGLALGGMNMLFYQALERVPLGIAVALEFTGPLAVALCSSRRVLDVVWVALVALGLWLLLPVGATQAPIDPLGAAFALAAGGCWALYIIYGRKAGTDHGSRTVALGTVVAALMAMPIGVAQLGSELFVPALLPVALAVAVLSTALPYSLEMVALRRMPSRTFSMLMSLEPAVAAMSGLIFLSERLTPLQWLAVLSIIVAAAGAAQTSRPMMAKRAER, encoded by the coding sequence ATGCCCCTCCTGACCGCCTCTCGCTCCATCTGGTTTCCCGTCGTGCTGCTGCTGGTGGCAATGGTCTCGATCCAGACCGGGGCGGCGCTTGCCAAGACCCTGTTCCCCGCGCTTGGAGCGGTGGGCGTCTCAGCCCTTCGTCTGGGGCTCGCCGCGCTATTGCTCTGCGTGATCATGCGCCCTTGGCGGGGCGGATGGCCTGGACTGCACTCCTGCCGTTCGCTGCTGGTCTATGGTCTCGCGCTCGGTGGGATGAACATGCTGTTCTATCAAGCGCTCGAGCGTGTGCCGCTGGGGATCGCGGTAGCGCTGGAGTTCACCGGTCCGCTCGCCGTAGCGCTTTGTTCCTCGCGCAGGGTGCTTGATGTCGTCTGGGTGGCCCTGGTCGCACTGGGGCTCTGGCTGCTGCTGCCGGTAGGCGCGACTCAGGCGCCGATCGACCCACTGGGCGCTGCGTTCGCGCTTGCGGCCGGGGGCTGTTGGGCGCTCTACATCATCTATGGGCGCAAGGCCGGCACCGACCATGGCAGCCGTACCGTGGCGCTCGGCACGGTAGTAGCGGCGCTGATGGCGATGCCGATCGGCGTTGCCCAACTCGGCAGCGAATTGTTCGTGCCGGCCTTGCTGCCGGTCGCGTTGGCGGTGGCTGTGCTCTCCACCGCCTTGCCCTATTCGCTCGAGATGGTCGCCCTGCGACGGATGCCGTCGCGCACCTTCAGCATGCTGATGAGCCTCGAGCCTGCAGTTGCCGCCATGTCGGGGCTGATCTTCCTAAGTGAGCGGCTCACGCCGCTGCAATGGCTGGCGGTTCTTTCGATCATCGTCGCCGCGGCGGGAGCCGCCCAGACCTCCCGCCCGATGATGGCGAAGCGCGCCGAGCGGTAG
- a CDS encoding DNA/RNA non-specific endonuclease, translating to MARRRKARSASLPWPFGWIRKLLRGGLLGLVFAAVIGGLWYYSEQEHRERMSWEGPPAVQRSLDWRTFHRILRNEGFLVGWSDLRMTPLWVLYRLDANHPAYRLPRPDGFERDWRSGLPLSSDAYTGSGYDRGHMAPNYAIASVYGREAQRQTFLMTNIAPQRPDLNRRLWQRLEAAVMDDMLPRFGTLWVVSGPIYGESFEWLPSCQRSLARLIELELPTCVSIPEAFYKIIVAPGEPGQGPRALAFIMPQRVRGDEPLDRYLVSIDEIEARTGLDFFPGLPASSQSQLESQVDTSGWQLERYARRPSRY from the coding sequence ATGGCGCGACGTCGCAAGGCGCGTTCGGCGTCTCTGCCTTGGCCATTCGGCTGGATTCGCAAGCTGTTGCGTGGTGGGCTTTTGGGGCTGGTCTTCGCCGCGGTGATCGGCGGACTCTGGTACTACAGCGAGCAGGAACATCGCGAGCGGATGAGCTGGGAAGGACCGCCTGCGGTGCAGCGCTCGTTGGACTGGCGCACCTTCCATCGCATCCTGCGCAATGAAGGTTTCCTGGTCGGCTGGTCGGACCTGCGGATGACCCCGCTATGGGTGCTCTACCGGCTCGATGCCAATCATCCCGCCTACCGTCTGCCACGCCCCGACGGATTCGAGCGCGACTGGCGATCGGGGCTGCCGCTGTCGTCGGATGCCTACACCGGCAGCGGCTACGATCGCGGCCATATGGCGCCGAACTACGCGATCGCCAGCGTCTATGGGCGAGAAGCCCAGCGGCAGACCTTCCTGATGACCAACATCGCCCCGCAGCGCCCCGATCTCAATCGCAGGCTGTGGCAGCGCCTCGAGGCTGCGGTGATGGACGACATGCTGCCCCGATTCGGCACGCTCTGGGTGGTCAGCGGGCCGATCTACGGCGAGAGCTTCGAATGGCTCCCCTCATGTCAACGTTCGCTGGCGCGTTTGATCGAGCTGGAGCTGCCGACCTGCGTTTCGATCCCCGAGGCTTTCTACAAAATCATCGTCGCGCCTGGAGAGCCGGGGCAGGGGCCCCGGGCCCTGGCCTTCATCATGCCCCAGCGCGTGCGTGGCGACGAACCGCTCGATCGCTACCTGGTCAGCATCGATGAGATCGAGGCGCGTACTGGACTCGACTTCTTCCCCGGGCTGCCGGCGAGCAGCCAGTCGCAGTTGGAGTCGCAGGTCGATACCAGCGGTTGGCAGCTCGAACGCTATGCTCGCAGGCCTTCGCGTTACTGA